In Planococcus versutus, the DNA window TACATTTACTTGGATACCTGGTCTTACATCGCTTCTTTTTTTACCATCCATATAAGTCCCTCCTTGCTTCTTTCTACTATACGCTACTATTTTCCTCTAAACAAAACAGATGTTGACAAGATATCAAAATAAAAAAGCGGGGTTACCCCCGCTTTTTTTATGATGCTTGATTACAAGCGATCGCGATCTATACGATTTTCACGGTTTAATTTGTTGTCTTTAGATTCAGTATCACCTTCAATATCTGCTTCTTCGTGACGAACTGTTTCATTGACAGTTTCTGTATCTTGTACTTTACGTTTTCCAACTACAATTTCTTCAGCTACTACGTCTTTTTTCGTTACTTCCACACGTTCTTCCGATATTGGAATGTGAATGTCTTCACCTTCTTGGTAAGCATCCCCAGTCAAAGTGGATTCGTTGTCAAACGAGTTCCCTGTTACTTCTTCATTTACGGGACGACGTTCAATATAAACTTCTTCACGTTCTACTGGTACTTCAATCGACTGTTCTTCTTCAACCACATGTTTACCAACATTTACTTCACCGGTTTGTACACGTTCTTTATCAACGCTCAAACGCTCTTCATGTAAACGCAATTTTTCTTCTTCTGTATGATCGTGATCCACATGTGTGTCTTTGGTATCAAAACGATTTGTATTTTCTTCTGTGAATTTATCTTCTGTACGATCAGATCCTAGACCAAATCCTGTGCCAGAATCTCTTCCAACACCTGCAGTGTCTGAAGTAAATGCATCATTTTTTTCGTTATAGTAAAGATCGTTTTTCTCATTCGTATCTACTGTTAATCCGTCTTTTGCTATTGCTTCGTTATCCATATGCGTTCCGCTTGTTCCTGCTCCAGTTAGCCCAGCTGCTCCCATTGTTCCTGCTGCAGAACTAGTTGAAGTGTTGTCATATGGTGCTTTTCCTTCGTAGTTTGCACCGTACTCACGGTCAACAAATAACAAGATTTTACCATTTTGAACTTCGTTGTAATAACGGTCCGCTTCGTCTTTGTCGACTCCCATTCCTGTGAATGCTTCGCGTGTTGAATCATCTCCTGATAAGAAGCCCATGAATTTGTCCATCCAGTTTCCTTCTGAAGATTTATAATCTACATCTGTACGCCCTCTAAGCATCGAAATTTGATCTTTATCCCGTGCCATTACATACATATCATCTTCACGAGAACCCTGCGCTTTTAACTCTTCAATTTTACTTAAAACTTCTGTCTCTGTTTCAAATGTACCCATAAATTTGTTGTTAGTCATTTCCTATTCCTCCAATTTTTATAATATGAATATACTTGCTTAGTCTAGAAAATACCCTGCCACACATTTTCTTAAACATATCAAAAGATAAACTAGTATTTTATATCTCTCTATTCGATTGTTCTATTCCAGTGACGATGCGCTGCAATAGCTTCTACAAATGGACCTATAAAGCTAGAAGCGTCGCGACCAACAACTACACCGGGCTGACTTTCAATACCAGCTACTTGCAACCATTTTTGCCCTTCATGCGTAGCGCCAATTGGCTTGTAATGATCGAATGCTTCTCCGATATAACGTGCTGCTTCTTTAGCGAATTTTTTACTTACGTCAGATCCGCCTACCGCATAAATGGCATCGTAAAGTACAGGATCTGTCGTTGTGAATGTGTGATCCACTTCAAGTTCTTTGCCTTCTAAACCTTTCAGTTTCCCTTGCATTTCACTAACAACTTCACAATGTACACCTTTAGTATTAAGCTCTTTTAAAATACTTATTACATCAGCATCATTAAATCCTTGGTCAATCAACACGCCCACTTTACGAGTAGCTGCTGATTTCACTGTATTTTCCATGCTTAATGCTGGTGAAGTCTTTGTCACATCAGAACCACCGCTAGTCGGAGGTGTTACCCCGATATTTTTAGCTACAGCTTGTGCCATTTCCAAATTAACATTGGCAAACATTTCTACAGCGCCTTCACGAATCCACATTTCCTGACACTTCCCAAGTTCAAAACTAAATGCTTCAATAATGTGCTGGCGTTCTGGTTTTGTCATACTGTTCCAAAACATAGTGGCTTGTGAAAAATGATCTTTGAAGCTTTCGCTACGAGCACGCACTTTGCGACCTTCTATTTTTTCTTCATAATGAGAATAGCCACCTTCAGCTTCGCTTACAGGAGCTGGCGTGTTGTTTGTAAACGAGCTTTTCTGATAGGCAACGCGCCCTTTATTAATTGATTGACGGCCCATTCCATCTCGTTGATTGTTGTGGAATGGACACACAGGACGGTTAATCGGCAACTCATGAAAATTCGGTCCATTTAAACGCAACAATTGCGTATCTGTATATGAAAATAGACGTCCTTGAAGCAATGGATCATTTGAAAAATCGATTCCTGGAACTACATGTCCTGGATGAAATGCCACTTGTTCTGTTTCAGCAAAGACATTATCAACATTTCGATTCAACGTCATTTTCCCCACTAGTTGAATTGGAATTTCTTCTTGTGGCCATAATTTAGTTGCATCTAGTAAATCGAAATCAAAGCTGTGTTCATCTTCTTCTGATACTATTTGTACGCCTAGTTCCCATTCAGGAAAATCAGCTTGTTCAATGGAATCGTATAAGTCACGACGATTAAAGTCAGCGTCTTTTCCAGCAATTTTTTGTGCTTCGTCCCAAACAAGCGAATGAGTTCCGAGTGTTGACTTCCAAGTAAATTTGACGAAATGTGATTTGCCTTCTTCATTGATAAAACGGAAAGCATGGACGCCGAATCCATCCATCATTCGGAAACTGCGCGGAATGGCACGATCTGACATTAACCACATTATGGTGTGCGCTGTTTCTTGATTGTTAATGACAAAGTCCCACAATGTGTCGTGTGCACTTGCAGCTTGCGGCATTTCATTATGTGGCTCTGGTTTTACTGCATGAACAAAATCGGGAAATTTGATGGCGTCTTGTATAAAAAAGACAGGCATGTTGTTGCCGACCAAATCATAGTTTCCTTCTTCGGTATAGAATTTAGTAGCAAAACCCCGTACATCTCTTACAGTTTCAGCAGAACCTTTTGATCCTGCAACTGTGGAAAAGCGTACAAATACGGGCGTTTTTTTTCCTTTTTCCGATAAAAATTTTGCTTTTGTTAAATGCTCTAGCGAATCATAAGTTTCAAATACACCGTGTGCAGCGTAACCTCTTGCATGGACAACTCGTTCTGGAATACGTTCATGGTCAAAATGCGTCATTTTTTCCCTAAAATGAAAATCTTCCAGCAAGGTTGGTCCTCGTTCACCGGCTTTTAATGAAAATTCATCTTCGGCCATTTTTAGTCCTTGGTTAGTCGTTAAACTTTTTCCAGAATCATCTACTCGGTACTGCTCCAACTGTTCATCTTTGCTGTTTTTATTTACTTCGGGTTGTTTTGACATTTTGCCACTCCTTCTCTTTTTTTATTCATTCTCCTAATACCCTGTCTGCTTTTAATAAACCTCCTTCTCTGTTTTATCCCAAAAAAATAACCGAAGGCTGTTTAAGCCTTCGGAAATCGTATTAAAAGATACTTAAATCCCATTCTTTCGAAATTTGTCGCAACATCATCGTTCCTGCCGCACTATTACCTTGCACATCAATAGCTGGACCATATACACCGATACCTGCTCCTGCTCGGAATTCGTACGTTTGTGAGTGTAGTTTCGGAGGTACTGCTGCCATAATTCCACCGGACACACCACTTTTAGCCGGAATTCCAACATGCGCTGCAAAATTGCCAGAAGAATTGTACATGCCACAAGTGACCATTAAGACTTTTGCAACTTGCGCAATTTCATCCGAAAAGTGCTTAACTTTAGTGATTGGGTTGTAGCCGTCATAGGCAATGATCAATCCGATCAACGCTAAATCTTTCGTGCTTACTTTAATGGCACATTGACGAATATAAATATCAAGTGCTTCTTCTACTTCGATATCTAGAAATTTTGCTTCTTTCAAATAATAAGCAAGTGCTCGGTTGCGATGCGAAGTCGCCCATTCAGAATCGTATACTTCTTTATCAAGCTCAAGTGGATGGCCTACCAACTCCTCTAAGAAATGCAGTAGAAATTCATACTTTTTCTGACTGGTCTGTCCGGGTAGCAAAGCTGAAATCGTAATAGCCCCGGCATTAATAAAAGGGTTGAATGGTTTATTAGGTCGATGAATTTCAAATGGAATAATGGAGTTAAATGCTTCTCCCGTTGGTTCAACATCAACACGTTCTAGTACAAACTCCAACCCATAATTACAGCTTAACGCGATAAACGTTAATGCCTTTGAGATACTTTGCAAAGTAAATTCTTTATCTGTATCGCCTGCGCAGTAATAGTTTCCATTATCATCTACCATACAGATGCCAAGCTGGCTTGGATCTTCTTTTCCTAATGCAGGTATGTATTGAGCAGTCGTTCCTAAAATGGCATGCCCTTTATTGTCTTCTACCCAAGCTTCTAATTGCTCTTGAATATGTGGATTATTTTGCACGCAATCCCTCCTTTTCTATCTTTTCTCTTATCATGACTGAAACCTGCTCGCTTTGTCAAAAGCTTATTTACTACCAGGCTACACCTAGCAACCCGTTTCTAAGTACGTAGAAATTTTTTCTATAGCTTGTCATACCATATTTTTGCAGCTTCAACTTCTGGCATCGTTAATTGATGACCAAACTCTTCCCAGTGTACCTCTACTTTTGCACCAGCATTTGTTAATAACTTCTCAAGTTCTGTCGTTTCTTCCGCAGAACAAATTGGATCATTCGTACCCGCTCCAATGAATACCGGAATAGTTGTTAAATCCGGTAAAGCTGTTTCTCGGTTTGGAACCATTGGATGATGGAGTATTGCTCCTTTAAAGGAATCTTCATGTGTGAACAATAAATTAGCAGCAATGTTGGCACCATTCGAATAACCAATGGCAATCACATTTTCACGGTTAAAATTATGCTCTTTTGCAGCTTGTGCAATAAATTCGTACAGTTCTTCTGTACGGATTTTCAAGTCTTCCATGTCAAAAACACCTTCAGCTAAACGTTTGAAAAAACGCGGCATGCCATTTTCTGATACATTTCCACGCACACTTAATACAGAGGCCTCAGGATCGATGTGAGAAGCAATTGCTAGCAAAGAATTTTCATCTCCTTCTGTCCCGTGAAGCATGAGGAGTGTCGGTTTAGCAGGATTGGTTCCTTGTTGGAAAATATGTTTCATTGATAAACAACCTCCAGTATAGTTTAGCTTTTTCTTTTCTAATTTTGTTTTTACTAAAGAGTAAAATATCTTGAATTCAAGATAACGTTAACACACATTTTTTATTCTTCCAATAATAAAGGTTCACAGCATTACATGCTGTGAACCTTTATGAAAAATTATACTTGTAGAGTTAACATATCTTCTAAATTTTCTTTCGAAAACAAGTAATTTTCATTACAGAAATGGCATTGTGCTTCTGCTTTACCATCCGTTTCAATCATGTCTTTAATCTCTATCATGCCGAGACCTTGAATTGCCTTTGAAATACGATCTCTTGAACATTGACATTGAAATTTTACTGGCATCTTATCTAATACGTTGACGTTTCCAACGCCCAAGACTTCAGTTAAAATGTCTTCTGGTGTCAAGCCTTTACGCACCATATGGGAAATTGTCGGAATAACTTTTAAACGAGCTTCAATGTGTTCAATGATGCTTTCTTCTGTACCCGGCAATAATTGAATAATAAATCCACCCGAAGCCAAAATCGTATTATCTGGGTTGACGATGACCCCCACACCTACAGACGACGGAATTTGTTCAGAAGTTGTAATATAATGCGTAAAATCTTCACCCAATTCACCTGATACGATTGGAACTTGTCCTACGAACGGCTGAAGCAAGCCAATATCTTTGGAAATCGACAATGTTCCTTCCGTGCCTACTGCTCTTCGAACATCTAACTTGCCTTGTTCATTTAAATCAAAGTGAGTTAACGGATTGCTTACATATCCTCTCACTTCGCCTTTAGCATTCGCATCTACCAAGATAGTGCCGATGGGGCCACCTCCATTAATGCGGATGGTTAACTTTTCTTCGCCCTTCATCATGGCACCTAACATAACGCTTGCTGTCATCGAACGACCCAATGCCGCAGACGCGGTGGGCCATGTATAGTGACGTCTCTGTGCTTCCGCAACTGTTTCTGTTGTACGTGCTGCGTAAGCACGCACTTGTCCATCGTAGGCTAAAGCTCGAACTAAATAATCGTTCATATTGTTCTTCCTTTCTGTATGCGAGCTTCCTACGGTTAGATTGTTTGTTTTTTTAGTTTTACTTTATCAGGTGTAACGTCGTCCCCTAGAGGATCTATGACTTTCATGCTCGTAACAGTCGACTCGACTTGGCCACGAATTGCGCGCAAATAATCTTCGCGCAAGACTTGACGTTCTACTTTTTCAGCATTGCTCAAGCCTTCTTGACGTGCTTTTTGAGATAATTGGTTAATGCGCGGTAAAATATCAATCATTCTTATTCCTCTTTTCTGTTACGTAACTAGTTTTTGTTCTAGCCATTCAGCTAATTCTGTCGTTTTCTTTTGAAACCTTTGCTCTTTCATTTTTTTCGAAAGAGATTCGATGGTTTCTCGTTGCATATGAGAACGCCATGCATGTTCAGCTTCTACCATTAACTCTGTCAATAAGCAGCAGCTTTCAGGTTCTTCAAGCTCCAATAAATCACCCAATACGCCACTCGGTGAATAAAGCGATTGTTGACCTTCGATGGCAACATATATATCAAACACATTAATATCTTCTGGTTTTTTGTTAAGTTTAAATCCGCCTTTAACTCCTGGTACAGATGTGATCAAGCCTGCACTGACCAGTTTTCTTAATAATTTTTGAAAATATGTTGGAGAAGTTCCTAGCTGTTGACTAATTGCTTCACCCGGAAGAACGGCTTTGTCCGGAAGCAAATTCAATAACAACACTGCATATACCGATTGTTCTACACCTGGTTTCATATGCACCTAAATCACCCTCTTTCAATTAAGGATAATAAATATCCTTAATATCTATAATACAACATCTCGAATTAAAAGTAAACAGCTTTGCTTACATGTTTTGTAAACTAGAAAAAGCTATCCGGAGTTGGATAGCTTTTTCTAGTTTATTGATTTAGACGATTCCCGACACTGCACCGTAAACAAGTGCCATTAAAATCACAAATGCAGGATGGACTTTTCTAATTTCAAGTAGCCAATAACTAACGATAATTAACACGATCGTTTGTATAGTCCCGGAACTTTCAATAGATGTCATAAAAAATTGAAGCGTCATCGCACCTAGTAATACAGCAATAACTGGACGCACTAACTTGGTGATATTCTTAACTTTTGGTGAATCTTTATACTTTAAAAGAGTAACCATTAAAATTACCATCAAGATTAGAGACGGTGCAACAGAAGCAAATAATGCAACAATCGCTCCTCCAATTCCACCTTCCGCATAGCCAATGTAGCCTGCCATTTTTGTGGCGATTGGCCCAGGCAACGCATTACCTAAAGCGAGAACCTCTCCAAATTCCTGCGTTGTCATCCACTCGTAACGGTCGACCACTTCTTTTTCAACAAGTGGAATAGAAGCAGGTCCGCCACCGTACCCTAATATACCTGGAATGAAAAATGCTAAAAAGAGATACCAGTAGATCATTTTGAGTCTCCTCCTTTTTTAAAGGAGGTTAAAGAAACAATTAAAATTCCGAATATGACGATTGCTGGATGGATGTTTAAAAATTCTAATAAGATAACAGCAAGTGTTGTAAACAAAATAGCACGTCCCATGCCTAACGACTTGCCTGATTTCTGAAAAAAGTCCCAAGTCATAATAGCGAGCATTACCCCAACAACCGGCACTACTGCAGCTGACATGCTGTTAACCCATTCAAGGTTTTTATACTTTTGTAAAATACCCAAGAGAATAATCATTAATCCAACAGTTGGAACAACTGTGGCCATCAATGCCACAAGACATCCAATCACACCATTTACGCGGTAACCGATATAACCAGCCATTTTCGTCGCAATGGGTCCGGGCATCGTATTTCCCAGTGCTAATGTGTCGCCAAATTCATCTTCAGTCATCCATTTATAGTTAACAACAGCTTCACGGTGAAAAAGTGGAATGGCAGCAGGTCCACCACCGAACCCAAGAAGACCTACACGAAAAAATGCTAAAAAAAGATCTTTATTGGTTTTCAGTTTGGAACTCTTTACTTGCTCTTTCTCCACTTTCTCGACGCCTACCAAACAGCCACCGAACCGTCTGTACGCGCTTCAGTGCCGCCTGATAATACACCTGTATCAGGATTGCGCCAAATGATTTGGCCTCTCCCAAAACTGCCGCCATCTGTTGCTACTTGAATTTGATGACCTTTTCGACTTAACGCTTGCACTAAGTAGTTTGGAAAGTCAGGTTCCACCAGAACAGTTTTCCCTTCAATCCATTGCCACCTTGGAGCATCAAGTGCTGCTTGTGGATTCATTAAATAGTCAATAGTATTCGTGACTACTTGGAAATGACCTTGTGGTTGCATATATCCACCCATAACACCAAATGGTCCAACAGCTTTGCCACCTTTCGTCAAAAACCCTGGAATAATCGTATGGAATGTCCGTTTACCTCCAACCAATACATTCGGATGCTCAGGATCTAACGAAAAGTCTGCTCCTCGATTTTGCAAACCAATCCCTGTTCCTGGGATGACAATTCCAGAGCCAAAACCCATGTAATTACTTTGAATATAAGAAATCATATTGCCTTCTTCATCTGCTGCTGACAAGTAAACAGTCCCACCTTTAGGCAATTCATAAGGCTCGGGGTCAGACGCGTTGTCTCCAATTTTTTTAGCGCGAGCTGCTGCATATTCTTCTGATAGAAGATATTCAGTACTGACAGGCATGCTTTCTGGTTCTGTAATAAATGCTTTACCATCTGTAAATGCTAGTTTCATGGCTTCAATTTGCTCATGATACGTTTCTGCAGTTTGCCATTTAGGCTGTTCCAGATTTTTAAAAATGTTTAGCGCCATTAATGCAACCATGCCTTGTCCATTTGGCGGAATTTCCCATACTTCATATCCTTTATAGTCTGTGGATACCGGATCTACCCACTCAGGCTCGAATGCTTTTAA includes these proteins:
- a CDS encoding DUF2382 domain-containing protein — translated: MTNNKFMGTFETETEVLSKIEELKAQGSREDDMYVMARDKDQISMLRGRTDVDYKSSEGNWMDKFMGFLSGDDSTREAFTGMGVDKDEADRYYNEVQNGKILLFVDREYGANYEGKAPYDNTSTSSAAGTMGAAGLTGAGTSGTHMDNEAIAKDGLTVDTNEKNDLYYNEKNDAFTSDTAGVGRDSGTGFGLGSDRTEDKFTEENTNRFDTKDTHVDHDHTEEEKLRLHEERLSVDKERVQTGEVNVGKHVVEEEQSIEVPVEREEVYIERRPVNEEVTGNSFDNESTLTGDAYQEGEDIHIPISEERVEVTKKDVVAEEIVVGKRKVQDTETVNETVRHEEADIEGDTESKDNKLNRENRIDRDRL
- a CDS encoding alpha/beta hydrolase produces the protein MKHIFQQGTNPAKPTLLMLHGTEGDENSLLAIASHIDPEASVLSVRGNVSENGMPRFFKRLAEGVFDMEDLKIRTEELYEFIAQAAKEHNFNRENVIAIGYSNGANIAANLLFTHEDSFKGAILHHPMVPNRETALPDLTTIPVFIGAGTNDPICSAEETTELEKLLTNAGAKVEVHWEEFGHQLTMPEVEAAKIWYDKL
- a CDS encoding DUF896 domain-containing protein, which codes for MIDILPRINQLSQKARQEGLSNAEKVERQVLREDYLRAIRGQVESTVTSMKVIDPLGDDVTPDKVKLKKQTI
- a CDS encoding RrF2 family transcriptional regulator, yielding MHMKPGVEQSVYAVLLLNLLPDKAVLPGEAISQQLGTSPTYFQKLLRKLVSAGLITSVPGVKGGFKLNKKPEDINVFDIYVAIEGQQSLYSPSGVLGDLLELEEPESCCLLTELMVEAEHAWRSHMQRETIESLSKKMKEQRFQKKTTELAEWLEQKLVT
- the hslO gene encoding Hsp33 family molecular chaperone HslO, whose translation is MNDYLVRALAYDGQVRAYAARTTETVAEAQRRHYTWPTASAALGRSMTASVMLGAMMKGEEKLTIRINGGGPIGTILVDANAKGEVRGYVSNPLTHFDLNEQGKLDVRRAVGTEGTLSISKDIGLLQPFVGQVPIVSGELGEDFTHYITTSEQIPSSVGVGVIVNPDNTILASGGFIIQLLPGTEESIIEHIEARLKVIPTISHMVRKGLTPEDILTEVLGVGNVNVLDKMPVKFQCQCSRDRISKAIQGLGMIEIKDMIETDGKAEAQCHFCNENYLFSKENLEDMLTLQV
- a CDS encoding glutaminase — its product is MQNNPHIQEQLEAWVEDNKGHAILGTTAQYIPALGKEDPSQLGICMVDDNGNYYCAGDTDKEFTLQSISKALTFIALSCNYGLEFVLERVDVEPTGEAFNSIIPFEIHRPNKPFNPFINAGAITISALLPGQTSQKKYEFLLHFLEELVGHPLELDKEVYDSEWATSHRNRALAYYLKEAKFLDIEVEEALDIYIRQCAIKVSTKDLALIGLIIAYDGYNPITKVKHFSDEIAQVAKVLMVTCGMYNSSGNFAAHVGIPAKSGVSGGIMAAVPPKLHSQTYEFRAGAGIGVYGPAIDVQGNSAAGTMMLRQISKEWDLSIF
- a CDS encoding chromate transporter: MIYWYLFLAFFIPGILGYGGGPASIPLVEKEVVDRYEWMTTQEFGEVLALGNALPGPIATKMAGYIGYAEGGIGGAIVALFASVAPSLILMVILMVTLLKYKDSPKVKNITKLVRPVIAVLLGAMTLQFFMTSIESSGTIQTIVLIIVSYWLLEIRKVHPAFVILMALVYGAVSGIV
- a CDS encoding catalase, which produces MSKQPEVNKNSKDEQLEQYRVDDSGKSLTTNQGLKMAEDEFSLKAGERGPTLLEDFHFREKMTHFDHERIPERVVHARGYAAHGVFETYDSLEHLTKAKFLSEKGKKTPVFVRFSTVAGSKGSAETVRDVRGFATKFYTEEGNYDLVGNNMPVFFIQDAIKFPDFVHAVKPEPHNEMPQAASAHDTLWDFVINNQETAHTIMWLMSDRAIPRSFRMMDGFGVHAFRFINEEGKSHFVKFTWKSTLGTHSLVWDEAQKIAGKDADFNRRDLYDSIEQADFPEWELGVQIVSEEDEHSFDFDLLDATKLWPQEEIPIQLVGKMTLNRNVDNVFAETEQVAFHPGHVVPGIDFSNDPLLQGRLFSYTDTQLLRLNGPNFHELPINRPVCPFHNNQRDGMGRQSINKGRVAYQKSSFTNNTPAPVSEAEGGYSHYEEKIEGRKVRARSESFKDHFSQATMFWNSMTKPERQHIIEAFSFELGKCQEMWIREGAVEMFANVNLEMAQAVAKNIGVTPPTSGGSDVTKTSPALSMENTVKSAATRKVGVLIDQGFNDADVISILKELNTKGVHCEVVSEMQGKLKGLEGKELEVDHTFTTTDPVLYDAIYAVGGSDVSKKFAKEAARYIGEAFDHYKPIGATHEGQKWLQVAGIESQPGVVVGRDASSFIGPFVEAIAAHRHWNRTIE
- a CDS encoding chromate transporter — its product is MEKEQVKSSKLKTNKDLFLAFFRVGLLGFGGGPAAIPLFHREAVVNYKWMTEDEFGDTLALGNTMPGPIATKMAGYIGYRVNGVIGCLVALMATVVPTVGLMIILLGILQKYKNLEWVNSMSAAVVPVVGVMLAIMTWDFFQKSGKSLGMGRAILFTTLAVILLEFLNIHPAIVIFGILIVSLTSFKKGGDSK
- a CDS encoding gamma-glutamyltransferase family protein, with the translated sequence MDYLHNPFMSQRQTVFSKKGMVATSQPLAAQAGIEVMQKGGNAIDAAIATAAALTVVEPTSNGIGGDAFALVWVKDKLHGLNSSGPAPKSISPEAVKALGFEKMPTHGLVPVTVPGVPAAWAELSKKFGKLSLAEALQPAIRYAEEGYPLTPILGKYWQAAYAKYKESFTSEEYQGWFDTFAPNGRAPEIGELWSSPGHAKTLIDIGQTNARSFYEGEIADKIDHFMKEHQGFLTKEDLKAFEPEWVDPVSTDYKGYEVWEIPPNGQGMVALMALNIFKNLEQPKWQTAETYHEQIEAMKLAFTDGKAFITEPESMPVSTEYLLSEEYAAARAKKIGDNASDPEPYELPKGGTVYLSAADEEGNMISYIQSNYMGFGSGIVIPGTGIGLQNRGADFSLDPEHPNVLVGGKRTFHTIIPGFLTKGGKAVGPFGVMGGYMQPQGHFQVVTNTIDYLMNPQAALDAPRWQWIEGKTVLVEPDFPNYLVQALSRKGHQIQVATDGGSFGRGQIIWRNPDTGVLSGGTEARTDGSVAVW